The Plasmodium vinckei vinckei genome assembly, chromosome: PVVCY_14 genome window below encodes:
- a CDS encoding glycerol-3-phosphate 1-O-acyltransferase, putative: protein MLDIYILIRWLCKAIVKSLFGDVNIINPENVPLYGSVIFVGNHNNQFIDACVLVASIPRQIKFIVAEKSMRRPVIGELARLAGCISVKRPEDLKFKGIGHIYWNTGDTKIKGINTRFKIDVQIGDKLMTQNKIFSVTKIESEIELIVQNPVNINCEDKINGVPFKIVPKINQTEVYNLVTHSLKNGDPIGIFPEGGSHDRTNLLPLKPGVAIMTLCALADGIEDVSIIPVGLSYSKLYQLQGCVTIFVGNAIIASQDLCKDYNNNNRETISKLLAKIEEGMRSCMLTSKNHETSRCIELCVSLYTPERMTISKNKIYNILQLFSEMFWKFGNSKEIENLCYELQCYEKLLDSNKIKDDEVWMLKQSTSGATLKFIEHICSLVFCIIFGMTFSLLWLPLVAISVYLAENHRKTSLKNSLVKIQGGDVVASYKVLVLLVLLPTFNIIYGLLFSLYFYKLWLHRIAFTICSICILPICYYININYSVQIPTLLRQMKILIKVICGIINVWRDNERELISMRHELQLKVRNTVSKLGHKVSDNFLDQLHRNIPQFVINADTKRLIRGKDEWVPILKRSQLEYREEIL, encoded by the coding sequence ATGCTagatatatacattttaataaGATGGTTATGTAAGGCAATTGTAAAATCCCTTTTTGGGGATGTGAACATAATTAATCCTGAAAATGTTCCCTTGTATGGATCTGTGATATTTGTTGGTAATCATAATAACCAGTTTATCGATGCATGCGTATTAGTAGCAAGTATTCCTCGCCAGATAAAGTTTATAGTGGCAGAAAAATCGATGAGACGACCAGTAATTGGGGAATTGGCTCGTCTTGCTGGATGTATAAGTGTTAAAAGGCCTGAGGATTTGAAATTTAAAGGTATAGGACACATATACTGGAATACAGGGgacacaaaaataaaaggaatAAACACTAGATTTAAAATAGATGTACAAATAGGAGATAAATTAATGACTcagaataaaatatttagtgTTACAAAAATTGAATCTGAAATAGAATTAATTGTTCAAAATCctgtaaatataaattgtgaagataaaataaatggggttccttttaaaattgtgccaaaaataaatcaaactgaagtatataatttagTTACCCATAGTTTGAAGAATGGAGATCCCATTGGAATATTTCCAGAAGGTGGGTCTCATGATAGAACTAATTTACTTCCATTAAAACCTGGGGTTGCTATTATGACACTTTGTGCGTTAGCCGATGGAATAGAAGATGTATCAATTATACCTGTTGGGCTATCTTATTCCAAATTATATCAATTACAAGGTTGTGTAACAATTTTTGTTGGTAATGCTATCATAGCATCACAAGATTTATGTAaagattataataataataatagagaAACTATAAGCAAATTACTTGCGAAAATTGAAGAAGGTATGAGAAGTTGCATGCTAACATCGAAAAATCATGAAACAAGTCGATGCATAGAATTATGTGTTAGCTTATATACACCAGAGAGAATGactatatcaaaaaataaaatttataatattttacaacTTTTTTCTGAAATGTTTTGGAAATTTGGTAATTCAAAAgaaatagaaaatttatGTTATGAGCTACAAtgttatgaaaaattattagactcaaataaaattaaagatgATGAAGTATGGATGCTTAAACAATCTACATCTGGTGCGactttaaaatttattgagCATATTTGTAGCTTAGtcttttgtataatttttggtATGACCTTTTCGCTTTTGTGGCTACCTTTAGTTGCTATATCTGTATATTTAGCAGAAAATCATAGGAAAACATCTTTGAAAAATAGTTTAGTAAAAATTCAGGGTGGAGATGTCGTAGCTAGTTATAAAGTTTTAGTATTATTAGTATTATTGCCaacttttaatattatctatggtttattatttagtttatatttttataaattgtgGTTACACAGAATTGCTTTTACAATTTGCAGTATATGCATTTTGCCaatatgttattatattaatataaattattctgTTCAAATACCTACACTCTTAAgacaaatgaaaatactTATAAAAGTTATTTGTGGAATAATTAATGTTTGGAGAGATAATGAAAGGGAGCTTATTAGTATGAGACATGAACTTCAATTAAAAGTTCGGAATACTGTATCAAAATTGGGTCACAAAGTTTCCGACAATTTCCTTGACCAGTTGCATAGAAATATTCCACAATTTGTTATCAATGCTGATACCAAAAGATTAATACGAGGTAAAGATGAGTGGGTACCTATTTTGAAGCGTTCACAATTGGAATATAGGGaagaaattttataa
- a CDS encoding tetratricopeptide repeat protein, putative encodes MEVISNGTKLKKIDNEPNKYVDKNENLGTNISEKHVPKLSSTQLKKNPSVLAENKPQKKEYDENEVKEEEKVNILKNTDFSDDEKLSKDDANEKYKSGDYEEALKIWKRGLKSINYVLSKHEELNSEKLCEFKKMHSTYCSNIAQGHLKLNQYSECVKYSLLAKEHDKLNVKIYFRLAKGYFMLGKYDDAIHVLNEGIKINNDTALINLLQVVKRKKLIYLQKEKNTMKFIFQKLKEKSIIETNKKNGNTFFNNIFSFICLFLMYVYSLFVSLSNYFSQIIKRQKMMKDE; translated from the coding sequence ATGGAGGTTATTTCGAATGGTAccaaactaaaaaaaatagacaaTGAACCAAACAAATatgttgataaaaatgaaaatttaggCACTAATATTTCTGAAAAACATGTCCCCAAATTATCAAGCACACAATTAAAGAAGAACCCTTCTGTGCTAGCTGAAAATAAACCACAAAAGAAGGAATACGATGAAAACGAGGTAAAGGAGGAGGAAAAAGTAAACATATTAAAGAATACAGATTTTTCTGATGATGAAAAACTAAGCAAAGATGAtgcaaatgaaaaatacaaaagCGGTGATTATGAAGAagctttaaaaatatggaaaagaGGGTTAAAATcaataaattatgttttatcAAAACACGAAGAGTTAAATAGTGAAAAATTATgtgaatttaaaaaaatgcattcTACTTATTGTAGCAATATTGCTCAAGGGCACTTAAAATTAAACCAATATTCTGAATGTGTTAAATATTCACTACTAGCAAAAGAGCATGATAAGCTAAatgttaaaatttattttagaCTCGCTAAAGGATATTTTATGCTAGGAAAATATGATGATGCAATTCATGTATTAAATGAGggaattaaaataaataacgaTACAgcattaattaatttattgcAAGTtgtaaaaagaaaaaaactcatatatttacaaaaggaaaaaaatactatgaaatttattttccaaAAGCTCAAAGAAAAATCAATAATAGaaactaataaaaaaaatggaaacacattctttaataatattttttcatttatttgtcTTTTTCTTATGTATGtttattctttatttgttaGTTTATCAAACTACTTTTcccaaataataaaaagacagaaaatgatgaaggACGAATAG
- a CDS encoding WD repeat-containing protein, putative, whose protein sequence is MEEGLGTIKKIKNNISKIYFNKSNKKNGDFKDDHIEIILDNKNITPKPIYFNFQEIETKKSFDRIDQLLKHFDTKPDHDEQRKNLEISNEDDQSRNIKNANLNGFENLHLHKDTNRTNYSEYEQYEKEILNFYDEILLTETETINLLNIPNILKDSEEDKMQAQKTNEKYEKLLSNDESNCINKSMQTLNVFKKNKDVYVSIINKQNNYSQTNLYELHKLTMRNSSNIPEFLHKKFIKYRNKKFKKIMDEYGDFLNINERIILKKNMWVQVVDKNVVDNKQTTIIPKSFYKSKKTNTSLFNTLFSTKNTSRSLSNKSRTSRSKGKFKNMKTMKFLTSSFSEDEYLIKSIIKKKKEQGDDQDGQENNIEDDDNNLPWKINNKKKMLNKENFILLLKTLEKCIIQNIYYYEQMLYKNIHLSYIKDFRKNNNIKMFDGENYDVLTNLNINYKKKKTIIRTKIKKNIKKIINFYQINKYIDTVENFKIPAKCDPSNENINTIVNPIKKKLRSLPKGKKGIISKRIMASKLRFKIRNKARKRTEQIKDKDQIIDDTNINGDYKLQNKGINDQNPDEESTNSILKKKANDDKTNEWDQEILSIIINHNNNEDKLKKISMLIEDDVFKDNNTGVNTISNDETKNDQNFEKPKNYEKKKLSHILKKKKKFMSINGNRIKIKREVKQNYCIYNSMSDNDDMEINISCLENAYKKENIETQYKNNTLYNYKRKEYIKNISIDKLFQFHYKNLEKNVTSIDTNKFYEDYITASYSNTLDIGNFQNSKGNIAIFSFINPTYPIKLYNLNTSVMKVKYSNSNPSILVAALCNGHINIYDIRNNDNNPVLKSTMIKNYDNCFEPIYDISFKNSYTSNSINECVFYSAHENGSVYQWDIQKELNNKEILYLKNKKNHLYTDLSSIFQNKSLASKPFNSSLTCIDIDNYMQHDEDFIISNIEKKNSTNNFHKNEKNDNGYNPNNSNINNNNDDNTNKEEIDLSNNNIHHLNDTEKYKDVEDLDFVKSISKEEELSNHYKNITKNIIDKTIKPIHSYYYVGTKNGIIYRCNSCYQKSFLNYYYAHFGSVNRIKINQFDHDIFLSAGEDSTVKLWNKFSNKQITTFKSKNSYSSINDILWLPNNSTSFFSCSDDGRVELWDFDFLSKDPLVIFYPNVMESSKMISLEMFNKNDILLCGDNLSNVFMIKIMNLVDQEYDNYEQKAKLANCLKHLDTYDYF, encoded by the exons ATGGAGGAAGGTTTAGGcactattaaaaaaataaaaaacaacatcagtaaaatttattttaacaagtcaaataagaaaaatggGGATTTTAAAG ATGATCACattgaaataattttggataataaaaatataactcCAAAgccaatatattttaactTTCAAGAAATCGAGACAAAAAAATCTTTTGACCGAATcg ATCAACTACTTAAGCATTTCGATACCAAGCCTGATCATGACGaacaaagaaaaaatttgGAAATATCAAATGAAGACGATCAATcaagaaatattaaaaatgccAATTTAAATGGTTTTGAAAATTTGCATTTACATAAAGACACTAATCGAACTAATTATTCAGAATATGAGCAATATGAAAaggaaattttaaatttttatgatg AAATCCTTTTAACTGAAACGGAAACGATAAACTTATTGAACATACCAAACATATTAAAGGATTCTGAAGAAGACAAAATGCAAGCTCagaaaacaaatgaaaaatatgaaaaattattaagcAATGACGAAAGTAATTGCATAAATAAGTCCATGCAAACATTAAATGtcttcaaaaaaaataaagatgtTTATGTCTCTATTATTAACAAGCAAAACAATTATTCCCAAACGAATTTATACGAATTACACAAGTTAACTATGCGAAACTCATCCAacat ACCCGAATTTCTccacaaaaaatttataaaatacagaaataaaaaatttaaaaaaataatggatGAATATGGAGATTTCTTAAACATTAACGAaagaataattttaaaaaaaaatatgtgggTTCAAGTTGTTGACAAAAATGTTGttgataataaacaaacaaCAATTATACCAAAGTCGTTTTATAAATCGAAAAAAACTAACACATCTCTTTTTAACACTTTGTTTTCAACAAAAAATACGTCTAGAAGCttatcaaataaaagtaGAACATCTAGATCGAAgggaaaatttaaaaacatgAAAACGATGAAGTTTTTGACCa GCAGCTTTAGTGAAgatgaatatttaataaagtctataattaaaaagaaaaaagaacaaGGTGATGATCAAGATGGacaagaaaataatattgaagatgatgataataatttaccatggaaaataaataataaaaaaaaaatgttaaataaagaaaattttatattactattaaAAACGCtagaaaaatgtataatacaaaatatttattattatgagcAAATgctttataaaaatattcactTAAGTTATATTAAAGATTTCAggaaaaataacaatattaaaatgtttgATGGTGAAAATTACGATGTTCTTACCAATCtgaatattaattataaaaagaaaaaaactaTTATAAGAACaaagattaaaaaaaatattaaaaagataattaatttttatcagattaataaatatatagacaCTGTAGAAAATTTTAAGATACCTGCAAAATGTGATCCaagtaatgaaaatataaatactatTGTTAAtccaataaaaaaaaaattgcgTTCTTTGCCAAAAGGGAAAAAGGGAATTATATCTAAGCGAATTATGGCTAGTAAACTAAGatttaaaataagaaaCAAAGCTCGAAAAAGGACAGAACAAATAAAAGACAAGGATCAAATTATAGATGATACCAATATTAATGGTGATTATAAACTACAAAATAAAGGCATAAATGATCAAAATCCAGATGAAGAAAGCACGAATTCtatcttaaaaaaaaaggcaaatgatgataaaacaaatgagTGGGACCAAGAAATATTAAGTATCATTAtaaatcataataataatgaagataagctaaaaaaaataagcatgTTAATTGAAGACGATGTTtttaaagataataatacagGTGTTAATACCATTTCCAATGATGAAACAAAGAATGatcaaaattttgaaaaaccTAAAAATTacgagaaaaaaaaattgtcacatatattaaaaaaaaaaaaaaaattcatgtCGATTAATGGAaatagaataaaaataaaaagagaagttaaacaaaattattgtaTTTACAATAGTATGAGTGATAATGATGATATGgaaattaatataagtTGTCTagaaaatgcatataaaaaagaaaatatagaaacacagtataaaaataatacactatataattataaaagaaaagaatatataaaaaatatatcaatcgataaattatttcaatttcattataagaatttagaaaaaaatgtaaccTCAATAGATACAAATAAGTTTTATGAAGATTATATAACAGCTAGTTATTCAAATACATTAGACATTGGAAATTTCCAAAATAGTAAAGGAAATATTGCCATATTTAGTTTCATCAATCCAACATATCctataaaattgtataatttaaatacaaGTGTCATGAAAGTTAAGTACTCTAATAGTAACCCAAGTATTTTAGTAGCTGCTTTATGTAATggtcatataaatatttacgATATAcgaaataatgataataatcctgttttaaaatcaacaatgataaaaaattatgataattGCTTTGAACCTATTTATgatatatcatttaaaaattcatatacTTCTAATTCTATTAATGAATGCGTTTTTTATTCTGCTCATGAAAATGGATCAGTATATCAATGGGACATACAAAAGGAATTAAacaataaagaaatattatatttaaaaaataaaaaaaatcatttataCACTGATTTATCTTctatatttcaaaataaaagtcTTGCAAGCAAACCATTCAATTCATCATTAACATGCATAGACATCGATAATTATATGCAACATGATGAAGATTTTATTATCAGTAATattgagaaaaaaaattcaacaaacaattttcataaaaatgaaaaaaacgaTAATGGATACAATCCAAACAAtagtaatattaataataacaatgatgataatacaaataaagaGGAAATAGATTtgtcaaataataatattcaccatttaaatgatacagaaaaatataaagacgTAGAGGATCTTGATTTTGTTAAGTCTATTTCTAAGGAAGAGGAATTATCGAACCATTACAAAAacataacaaaaaatattatagataaaacaataaaacCAATTCATTCGTATTACTATGTTG GAACAAAGAATGGAATAATATACCGATGCAATAGTTGCTATCAGAAATCCTtcttaaattattattatgcaCATTTTGGATCTGTTAATAGAATTAAGATAAATCAATTTGACCATGATATATTCTTAAGTGCAGGAGAAGATTCGACAGTTAAATTGTGGAATAAATTTTCGAACAAACAAATCACAACTTTTAAATCTAAGAATTCATATTCATCaattaatgatatattatg GTTACCCAATAATTCGACATCATTCTTCAGTTGCTCAGATGATGGACGTGTTGAATTATGGGATTTTGACTTTTTATCAAAAGACCCAttagttattttttatccgAATGTTATGGAATCTTCCAAAATGATTTCATTAGA AATGTTCAACAAAAATGATATCTTGTTGTGTGGAGATAATTTATCAAATGTGTTTATgatcaaaataatgaatttgGTTGATCAAGAATATGACAATTATGAGCAAAAGGCCAAGTTGGCAAATTGTCTAAAGCACTTGGATACCTACGATTACttctaa